A single Pseudomonas sp. MM223 DNA region contains:
- the rspR_2 gene encoding HTH-type transcriptional repressor RspR (*Name rspR_2), which produces MTFKAPDSLSEQIADYLAERIIRGELAPGERIQEQKVTLALNVSRGSVREALLILERRHLVAILPRRGAHVTVLDERSVRSLCSLMGEFYILLGNAVAQKWRTDADLRPFLDIQQRLQRAHDQLDIKTFVADSFAVMRAAYPFADNPFLQETVENLQPAMSRAYYLSLDQRQANMIDYLDLFARLLDAVVARDLPRIREVLTAYGQRSCELVLAALARG; this is translated from the coding sequence ATGACGTTCAAGGCCCCGGACAGCCTCTCCGAGCAGATTGCCGATTACCTGGCCGAACGCATCATCCGCGGCGAGCTGGCGCCAGGCGAGCGTATCCAGGAGCAGAAGGTGACCTTGGCACTCAACGTCAGCCGCGGCTCGGTACGCGAAGCGTTGCTGATCCTCGAGCGCCGGCACCTGGTAGCGATCTTGCCGCGCCGCGGTGCCCACGTGACCGTGCTGGACGAGCGCAGCGTGCGCAGCCTGTGCTCCTTGATGGGCGAGTTCTACATCCTGCTGGGCAACGCGGTTGCGCAAAAATGGCGCACCGATGCCGACCTGCGCCCGTTTCTGGATATTCAGCAGCGCCTGCAGCGTGCCCATGACCAGCTCGACATCAAGACGTTTGTCGCCGACAGCTTCGCGGTAATGCGTGCGGCTTATCCGTTTGCCGACAACCCGTTCCTGCAGGAAACCGTGGAGAACCTGCAACCGGCCATGAGCCGCGCCTACTACCTGTCGCTGGACCAGCGACAGGCCAACATGATCGACTACCTGGACCTGTTCGCCCGCCTGCTCGACGCCGTGGTCGCCCGCGACCTGCCGCGCATTCGCG
- the pucD gene encoding putative xanthine dehydrogenase subunit D (*Name pucD), which translates to MSNHHVAKSQAEMAELFSQDLTTGVGRSVKHDSADKHVSGEALYIDDRLEFPNQLHVYARTADRAHARILRIDTTPCYAFEGVRIAITHEDIPGLKDIGPVVAGDPLLAIDKVEFFGQPVLAVAARDLETARRAAMAAIVEYEDLEPVLDVVDALRKKHFVLDSHTHQRGDSASALASAPHRIQGTLHIGGQEHFYLETQISSVMPTEDGGMIVYCSTQNPTEVQKLVAEVLDVPMNKVVLDMRRMGGGFGGKETQAASPACLCAVVARLTGQPTKMRLPRVEDMTMTGKRHPFYVEYDVGFDDNGRLHGINFDLAGNCGYSPDLSGSIVDRAMFHSDNAYYLGDATVHGHRCKTNTASNTAYRGFGGPQGMVAIEQVMDHIARHLGRDPLAVRKANYYGKTERNVTHYYQTVEHNMLEEMTADLEASSDYAERRESIRRFNANSPVLKKGLALTPVKFGISFTATFLNQAGALIHIYTDGSIHLNHGGTEMGQGLNTKVAQVVAQIFQVDFSRIQITATNTDKVPNTSPTAASSGADLNGKAAQNAAEILKRRLTEFAARHFNVTEEDVEFRNGHVRVRDQIVSFEQLVQQAYFAQVSLSSTGFYRTPKIFYDRSQARGRPFYYFAFGAACVEVVVDTLTGEYKMLRADILHDVGDSLNPAIDIGQVEGGFIQGMGWLTTEELVWNAKGKLMTNGPASYKIPAVADMPLDLRVKLVENRKNPEDTVFHSKAVGEPPFMLGIAAWCAIKDAVASLADYRVQPNIDAPATPERVLWGCEQMRKAVAETQPAEQELETVTH; encoded by the coding sequence ATGTCTAACCATCACGTAGCCAAGAGCCAGGCCGAGATGGCCGAGCTGTTCAGCCAGGACCTGACCACCGGGGTTGGCCGCAGCGTCAAGCACGACAGCGCCGACAAGCATGTGTCTGGCGAGGCGCTGTACATCGACGACCGCCTGGAATTCCCCAACCAGCTGCACGTCTATGCGCGCACCGCCGACCGCGCCCATGCGCGCATCCTGCGCATCGACACCACGCCGTGCTATGCCTTCGAGGGTGTGCGCATCGCCATTACCCACGAAGATATCCCCGGCCTGAAAGACATCGGCCCGGTGGTGGCCGGCGACCCGCTGCTGGCCATCGACAAGGTCGAGTTCTTCGGCCAGCCAGTACTTGCCGTCGCGGCCCGTGACCTTGAAACCGCACGCCGCGCCGCCATGGCCGCCATCGTCGAATACGAAGACCTGGAGCCGGTGCTGGATGTGGTCGATGCGCTGCGCAAGAAGCACTTTGTGCTCGACAGCCACACCCATCAGCGCGGCGATTCCGCTAGCGCCCTGGCCAGCGCCCCGCACCGCATTCAGGGCACCCTGCACATCGGCGGCCAGGAACACTTCTACCTGGAAACGCAAATTTCCTCGGTGATGCCCACCGAAGACGGTGGCATGATCGTCTACTGCTCCACGCAAAACCCCACCGAAGTGCAGAAGCTGGTTGCCGAAGTGCTCGACGTGCCGATGAACAAGGTGGTGCTGGACATGCGCCGCATGGGGGGCGGTTTTGGTGGCAAGGAAACCCAGGCCGCCAGCCCTGCCTGCCTGTGCGCGGTGGTGGCGCGCCTGACCGGGCAGCCGACCAAGATGCGCCTGCCACGGGTCGAAGACATGACCATGACCGGCAAGCGCCACCCGTTCTATGTCGAGTACGACGTGGGCTTCGACGACAACGGCCGGCTGCACGGCATCAACTTCGACCTGGCCGGCAACTGCGGTTACTCGCCCGACCTGTCGGGCTCGATCGTCGACCGCGCCATGTTCCACTCCGACAACGCCTACTACCTGGGCGATGCCACCGTGCATGGCCATCGCTGCAAGACCAACACCGCCTCCAACACCGCCTACCGCGGCTTTGGCGGCCCGCAGGGCATGGTCGCCATCGAGCAGGTGATGGACCATATCGCCCGCCACCTGGGCCGTGACCCGCTGGCCGTGCGCAAGGCCAACTACTACGGCAAGACCGAGCGCAACGTCACCCACTATTACCAGACCGTCGAGCACAACATGCTCGAAGAGATGACCGCCGACCTGGAGGCCAGCAGCGACTACGCCGAGCGCCGCGAGTCGATCCGCCGCTTCAATGCCAACAGCCCGGTACTGAAGAAAGGCCTGGCGCTGACGCCGGTCAAGTTCGGTATCTCGTTCACCGCCACCTTCCTCAACCAGGCCGGTGCGCTGATCCACATCTATACCGACGGCAGCATTCACCTGAACCACGGTGGCACCGAGATGGGCCAGGGCCTGAACACCAAGGTGGCACAGGTGGTGGCGCAGATCTTCCAGGTGGATTTCAGCCGTATCCAGATCACCGCCACCAACACCGACAAGGTGCCCAACACTTCGCCGACCGCTGCCTCCAGTGGCGCCGACCTGAACGGCAAGGCGGCGCAGAACGCGGCCGAAATCCTCAAGCGGCGCCTGACCGAGTTTGCGGCACGGCACTTCAACGTCACAGAGGAAGACGTCGAGTTCCGCAACGGCCATGTGCGCGTGCGTGACCAGATCGTCAGCTTCGAGCAACTGGTGCAGCAGGCCTACTTCGCCCAGGTGTCGCTGTCCAGCACCGGGTTTTACCGCACGCCAAAAATCTTCTACGACCGCAGCCAGGCACGCGGCCGGCCGTTCTACTACTTCGCCTTCGGCGCCGCCTGCGTAGAAGTGGTCGTGGACACCCTGACCGGCGAATACAAGATGCTGCGCGCCGACATCCTGCACGACGTGGGCGACTCGCTTAACCCGGCCATCGACATCGGCCAGGTGGAGGGCGGTTTCATCCAGGGTATGGGCTGGCTGACCACCGAAGAACTGGTGTGGAACGCCAAGGGCAAACTGATGACCAACGGCCCGGCCAGTTACAAGATCCCGGCCGTCGCCGACATGCCGCTGGACCTGCGGGTGAAGCTGGTGGAAAACCGCAAGAACCCGGAAGACACCGTGTTCCACTCCAAGGCCGTGGGCGAGCCGCCGTTCATGCTCGGCATTGCTGCCTGGTGTGCAATCAAGGATGCCGTGGCCAGCCTCGCCGACTACCGCGTACAGCCGAACATCGACGCACCAGCGACACCGGAGCGGGTGCTGTGGGGTTGTGAGCAGATGCGCAAGGCGGTGGCTGAAACCCAACCTGCCGAACAGGAACTGGAAACCGTCACCCACTGA
- the guaD gene encoding Guanine deaminase (*Name guaD), with amino-acid sequence MTVTRKAYRAAILHSIADPAEVGLEASHEYFEDGLLVVDDGRISAIGHASDLLPTLDADIPVEHYQDALITPGFIDTHIHFPQTGMIGSYGEQLLDWLNTYTFPCEKQFADKDHADKVAKIFLKELLRNGTTTALVFGSVHPESVNALFEEAERLDLRLIAGKVMMDRNAPDYLTDTAESGYTESKALIERWHGKGRLHYAVTPRFAPTSTPEQLTLAGQLLKEHPGVYMHTHLSENLKEIDWVKSLFPEQKGYLDVYDHFELLGERSVFAHGVHLCDDECQRLAETGSAVAFCPTSNLFLGSGLFNLPQAERFKVNVGLGTDVGAGTSFSLLNTLNEAYKVMQLQGARLHPYKSLYLATLGGARALRLDDRIGSLRPGNDADFVVLDYKATPLLDYRIQQSNSIEETLFVLTTLGDDRTVRETYAAGRCVHQR; translated from the coding sequence ATGACCGTTACCCGCAAAGCCTACCGTGCCGCCATCCTGCACAGCATCGCCGACCCGGCCGAGGTGGGCCTGGAGGCGTCCCATGAGTACTTCGAAGACGGCCTGCTGGTGGTCGACGATGGCCGCATCAGCGCCATTGGCCACGCCAGCGACCTGCTGCCGACCCTGGACGCCGATATCCCGGTAGAGCACTACCAGGACGCGCTGATCACCCCAGGCTTTATCGACACCCATATCCACTTCCCGCAGACCGGCATGATCGGCTCTTACGGCGAGCAACTGCTGGACTGGCTGAACACCTACACCTTCCCGTGCGAAAAGCAGTTCGCCGACAAGGATCACGCTGACAAGGTGGCGAAGATCTTCCTCAAGGAACTGCTGCGCAACGGCACCACCACCGCGCTGGTGTTCGGCAGCGTGCACCCGGAATCGGTCAATGCCCTGTTCGAAGAGGCCGAGCGCCTGGACCTGCGCCTGATTGCCGGCAAGGTGATGATGGACCGCAACGCGCCGGACTACCTGACCGACACTGCCGAGTCTGGCTATACCGAAAGCAAAGCGCTGATCGAGCGCTGGCATGGCAAGGGCCGCTTGCACTACGCGGTTACCCCGCGTTTCGCCCCGACCAGCACGCCTGAACAACTGACCCTGGCGGGCCAATTGCTCAAGGAGCACCCAGGTGTGTACATGCACACGCACCTGTCGGAAAACCTCAAGGAAATCGACTGGGTCAAGTCGCTGTTCCCCGAGCAGAAGGGCTACCTGGACGTCTACGACCACTTCGAACTGCTGGGCGAGCGCTCGGTGTTCGCCCACGGTGTGCACCTGTGCGACGACGAGTGCCAGCGCCTGGCCGAAACCGGCTCGGCCGTGGCCTTCTGCCCCACTTCCAACCTGTTCCTGGGCAGCGGCCTGTTCAACCTGCCCCAGGCCGAGCGCTTCAAGGTCAACGTGGGCCTGGGCACCGACGTCGGTGCCGGCACCAGCTTCTCGCTGCTCAACACCCTGAACGAAGCGTACAAGGTGATGCAGCTGCAAGGCGCACGCCTGCACCCGTACAAGTCACTGTACCTGGCCACCCTCGGCGGCGCCCGCGCACTGCGCCTGGACGACCGCATCGGCAGCCTGCGCCCGGGCAACGATGCCGACTTCGTGGTGCTGGACTACAAGGCCACGCCGCTGCTGGACTACCGCATTCAGCAGTCCAACAGCATCGAAGAGACCCTGTTCGTGCTCACCACCCTGGGCGATGACCGCACTGTGCGCGAAACCTACGCTGCCGGGCGTTGCGTGCACCAGCGCTAA
- the aqpZ gene encoding Aquaporin Z (*Name aqpZ), which produces MSMSLGKRMGAELIGTFWLVLGGCGSAVLAASSPLGIGVLGVAFAFGLTVLTMAFAIGHISGCHLNPAVSFGLVVGGRFPAKELLPYVIAQVIGAILAAGVIYLIASGKAGFELSSGLASNGYADHSPGGYTLGAGFISEVVMTAMFLVVIMGATDPRAPAGFAPIAIGLALTLIHLISIPITNTSVNPARSTGPALFVGGWALQQLWLFWVAPLIGAAIGGALYRGLAKEP; this is translated from the coding sequence ATGAGCATGTCCCTTGGTAAACGCATGGGTGCCGAATTGATCGGCACCTTCTGGCTGGTCCTGGGTGGCTGTGGCAGTGCGGTACTCGCAGCCAGTTCCCCTCTCGGTATCGGCGTTCTCGGTGTTGCTTTCGCCTTCGGCCTTACAGTGCTGACCATGGCGTTTGCCATCGGCCATATCTCCGGCTGCCACCTTAACCCCGCTGTCTCGTTCGGGCTGGTAGTAGGCGGGCGTTTCCCGGCCAAAGAGCTGCTGCCCTATGTGATCGCACAAGTGATCGGCGCCATTCTGGCGGCGGGCGTGATCTATCTCATCGCCAGCGGCAAGGCCGGTTTCGAGCTGTCTTCGGGGTTGGCTTCGAATGGCTACGCCGACCACTCGCCCGGTGGTTATACGCTGGGTGCGGGTTTCATCAGTGAAGTGGTGATGACGGCGATGTTCCTGGTGGTGATCATGGGCGCCACGGACCCCCGTGCGCCGGCAGGGTTTGCGCCCATCGCCATCGGCCTGGCCTTGACCCTGATCCACCTGATCTCGATCCCGATCACCAATACCTCGGTCAACCCCGCGCGTAGCACGGGGCCGGCCTTGTTCGTCGGCGGCTGGGCCCTGCAACAGCTGTGGCTGTTCTGGGTGGCGCCGCTGATCGGGGCTGCGATCGGCGGCGCGCTGTACCGGGGCCTTGCGAAAGAGCCTTAG
- the nanR_2 gene encoding HTH-type transcriptional repressor NanR (*Name nanR_2): MNEQLQPLKKPARVGKAGRSGTQDDIVYAHIFEAILEQRLAPGTKLSEEALGEIFGVSRTIIRRALSRLAHESVVLLRPNRGAVVASPTVEEARQVFFSRRMVERAITELAVQHATLDQLNELRQMVREERDSFSRGDRGAGIRLSGEFHLKLAEAAGNAPLVSFQRSLVSQTSLIIAQYESGNRSHCSYDEHMQLIDAIEARDAEQAVSLMMHHMDHIDSKLNLDEESASDDLHAVFSHLLKKPKVSAKG; encoded by the coding sequence ATGAACGAACAGCTGCAACCTCTGAAAAAACCTGCACGTGTCGGCAAGGCCGGCCGCAGCGGTACCCAGGACGACATCGTCTACGCGCACATTTTCGAGGCAATCCTCGAGCAGCGCCTGGCGCCGGGCACCAAGTTGAGCGAGGAAGCGCTGGGCGAAATCTTCGGCGTCAGCCGTACTATCATCCGCCGCGCCTTGTCGCGCCTGGCCCATGAAAGCGTGGTGCTGCTGCGGCCGAACCGCGGTGCAGTGGTGGCCAGCCCGACGGTGGAAGAGGCGCGCCAGGTGTTTTTCTCGCGGCGCATGGTGGAGCGGGCCATTACCGAACTGGCCGTGCAGCACGCCACCCTCGACCAGCTGAACGAGCTGCGGCAGATGGTGCGCGAAGAGCGCGACAGCTTCTCGCGCGGTGACCGCGGTGCCGGTATTCGTCTTTCCGGCGAGTTCCACCTCAAATTGGCCGAAGCAGCGGGCAATGCGCCGCTGGTGAGCTTCCAGCGCAGCCTGGTATCGCAAACTTCGCTGATCATTGCCCAGTATGAAAGCGGCAACCGCTCGCACTGCTCGTATGACGAGCACATGCAGTTGATCGATGCCATCGAAGCGCGCGATGCCGAGCAGGCCGTGAGCCTGATGATGCACCACATGGACCACATCGACAGCAAGCTGAACCTGGACGAGGAAAGCGCCTCGGACGACCTGCATGCGGTGTTCTCGCACCTGTTGAAGAAGCCCAAGGTTTCGGCCAAGGGTTGA
- the adeP_1 gene encoding Adenine permease AdeP (*Name adeP_1) produces the protein MESRKSEAPTLDLAPPLETSWLERIFKLKQHGSTVKTEMIAGVTTFITMAYIIFVNPNIMADAGIDHGAAFVATCISAALGCLLMGLYANWPVGLAPGMGLNAFFTYTVVGTMGYNWETALGAVFVSGVLFMFLTLSKVREWLLNSIPVSLRHAMGAGVGLFLGLIGLKTAGIIVDSPATLIKLGSLHEPGPLLAAVCFLLIAILSYKRVFGAILISIIGVTLAGWGLGLVKFGGVMSMPPSLAPTWMAMDVAGVFNVSMISVVLAFLFVHMFDTAGTLMGVAQRANLVAPDGRIENLSKALKADSASSVFGAVVGVPPVTSYVESAAGVAAGGRTGLTAVVVGLLFIAAMFFAPLAGMIPAYATAGALIYVAMLMMGSMAHIHWDEATDSIPAIVTVIMMPLTFSVADGIALGFISYVALKAGTGKYKEISASLWVLCAIFIAKFVFL, from the coding sequence GTGGAAAGCCGCAAATCCGAAGCCCCTACGCTGGATCTCGCGCCACCGCTCGAAACGAGTTGGCTGGAACGGATTTTCAAACTCAAGCAACACGGCAGCACCGTCAAAACCGAAATGATCGCCGGGGTGACCACCTTCATCACCATGGCCTACATCATTTTCGTCAACCCCAACATCATGGCCGACGCCGGCATCGACCATGGTGCCGCCTTCGTCGCTACCTGCATTTCCGCCGCGCTGGGCTGCCTGCTGATGGGCCTGTACGCCAACTGGCCGGTGGGCCTGGCACCAGGCATGGGGCTTAACGCCTTCTTCACCTACACCGTGGTCGGCACCATGGGCTACAACTGGGAAACGGCGCTGGGGGCGGTGTTCGTCTCAGGCGTGCTGTTCATGTTCCTGACTTTGTCGAAAGTGCGCGAATGGCTGCTGAACAGCATCCCGGTCAGCCTGCGCCATGCCATGGGGGCCGGCGTCGGATTGTTTCTCGGGCTGATCGGCCTGAAGACGGCTGGCATCATCGTCGACAGCCCCGCTACGTTGATCAAGCTGGGCTCGCTGCATGAGCCGGGGCCGCTGCTGGCGGCGGTGTGCTTCCTGCTGATTGCCATCCTCAGCTACAAGCGGGTGTTCGGCGCGATCCTGATCAGCATCATTGGTGTCACCCTGGCAGGCTGGGGGCTGGGCCTGGTGAAGTTTGGCGGGGTGATGTCGATGCCGCCGAGCCTGGCACCGACCTGGATGGCCATGGATGTGGCTGGCGTGTTCAACGTCAGCATGATCAGTGTGGTGCTGGCGTTCTTGTTCGTGCACATGTTTGATACTGCTGGCACGCTGATGGGCGTGGCACAGCGGGCCAACCTGGTGGCGCCGGACGGGCGCATCGAGAACCTGTCGAAGGCGTTGAAGGCTGACAGTGCATCGAGCGTGTTCGGGGCCGTGGTAGGCGTGCCGCCGGTGACCAGTTATGTGGAGAGTGCCGCAGGCGTGGCCGCAGGTGGCCGTACCGGCCTCACAGCGGTGGTGGTCGGCCTGCTGTTCATCGCTGCGATGTTCTTCGCTCCGCTGGCCGGGATGATCCCAGCCTACGCAACGGCCGGTGCACTGATCTACGTGGCAATGCTGATGATGGGCAGCATGGCGCACATCCATTGGGATGAAGCCACCGACAGCATTCCGGCGATTGTCACGGTGATCATGATGCCGCTGACCTTCTCCGTTGCCGATGGTATTGCCCTGGGCTTCATCAGCTACGTCGCGCTGAAGGCAGGCACGGGCAAGTACAAGGAAATCTCGGCCAGCCTGTGGGTGCTGTGCGCGATCTTCATTGCCAAGTTTGTGTTCCTCTGA
- the pucM gene encoding 5-hydroxyisourate hydrolase (*Name pucM) — MGRLTTHVLDAAHGCPGSSIKVELYRVEGQQLELVNTALTNSDGRVDAPLLQGDDYRTGVYQLQFSAGDYYRARGVQLPAQAFLDVVVLRFGIDEAQEHYHVPLLISPYSYSTYRGS, encoded by the coding sequence ATGGGACGTTTGACCACACACGTACTGGATGCCGCACATGGCTGCCCGGGCAGCTCGATCAAGGTCGAGCTGTACCGTGTCGAAGGCCAGCAGCTGGAGCTGGTGAACACCGCCCTGACCAACAGCGATGGCCGCGTTGACGCGCCGCTGCTGCAGGGTGATGACTACCGCACTGGTGTGTACCAGTTGCAGTTCAGCGCTGGCGATTACTACCGCGCCCGTGGCGTGCAACTGCCGGCCCAGGCGTTTCTGGATGTTGTGGTGCTGCGTTTTGGCATCGACGAGGCGCAAGAGCACTATCACGTGCCGCTGCTGATCTCGCCGTACAGCTATTCGACCTATCGTGGAAGCTAG
- the uao gene encoding Uric acid degradation bifunctional protein (*Name uao), translating to MTAFNTLKPSALGRDAFVKAFADIYEHSPWVAEKAYDLGQLGELDEIEALHQRMSDILLSANHADQLALINAHPDLAGKAAIQGELTESSTNEQAGAGIHQCTAEEFARFTELNDAYKAKFQFPFIMAVKGSNRHQILAAFEKRIHNDADAEFKEALAQINLIALFRLLQL from the coding sequence ATGACCGCCTTCAACACCCTCAAGCCCTCCGCCCTGGGCCGCGACGCCTTCGTCAAGGCCTTCGCCGACATCTACGAGCATTCGCCGTGGGTCGCCGAAAAAGCCTACGACCTGGGCCAACTGGGCGAGCTGGACGAGATCGAGGCGCTGCACCAGCGCATGAGCGACATCCTGCTCAGCGCCAACCACGCCGACCAGCTGGCGCTGATCAATGCTCACCCGGACCTGGCTGGCAAGGCTGCCATCCAGGGTGAGCTGACCGAATCGAGCACCAACGAACAGGCCGGCGCCGGTATCCACCAGTGCACCGCCGAAGAATTCGCCCGCTTCACCGAGCTGAACGATGCCTACAAGGCCAAGTTCCAGTTCCCGTTCATCATGGCGGTGAAGGGCAGCAACCGGCACCAGATCCTCGCCGCCTTTGAAAAACGCATCCACAACGATGCCGATGCCGAATTCAAGGAAGCCCTGGCGCAGATCAACCTGATCGCCCTGTTCCGCCTGCTGCAGTTGTAA
- the allA gene encoding Ureidoglycolate lyase (*Name allA) has protein sequence MRTLMIEPLTKEAFAQFGDVIETDGSDHFMINNGSTMRFHKLATVETAEPEDKAIISIFRADALDMPLTVRMLERHPLGSQAFIPLLGNPFLIVVAPVGDAPVSGLVRAYRSNGRQGINYHRGVWHHPVLTIEKRDDFLVVDRSGSGNNCDEHYFTEEQMLILNPHQ, from the coding sequence ATGCGCACCCTGATGATCGAGCCCCTGACCAAAGAAGCCTTCGCCCAGTTCGGAGATGTGATCGAAACCGACGGCAGCGACCACTTCATGATCAACAACGGCTCGACCATGCGCTTCCACAAGCTCGCCACGGTCGAAACCGCCGAGCCCGAAGACAAGGCGATCATCAGCATCTTCCGCGCCGACGCGCTGGACATGCCGCTGACCGTGCGCATGCTGGAACGCCATCCGCTGGGCAGCCAGGCTTTCATCCCGCTGCTCGGCAACCCCTTTCTGATCGTGGTCGCGCCCGTTGGCGATGCACCTGTATCAGGCTTGGTCCGCGCCTACCGCAGTAATGGCAGGCAGGGCATTAATTACCATCGCGGCGTTTGGCACCACCCGGTGCTCACGATCGAAAAGCGGGATGATTTCCTGGTGGTTGATCGCAGTGGTTCTGGCAACAACTGCGATGAGCATTACTTCACCGAGGAACAGATGCTGATCCTCAATCCCCACCAATAA